ACAGTCTGTCAGGTATTTTACTCTTTGAATGGTGTTTAAAAGTGTGTAAAGTTGGTTCTGTTTCTCTCTTTCAGCGAGTGCTGTTATTTCTGTGGTGTTCCTCAAGGAAACGTTACGAGCTTCAGATATCCTCGGTGAGATCAGATTCCGTTTCACACCTCATGATGACATTAGAGTTTGCAGCATTGTCAATTCCAGCAATAATGTAAGATGAACACATTAAGCTCAGGTTGAAGCTCTTGTAATAAAGGTGTTTTCTTTCACAGGAGGTGCTTTAGCTCTGATTGGCACCTACTGTCTGGTGACCTTCGCCCCTCATTCGTCCCCTCATGTGACGGCCAATATGGTGGAGCGTTCGCTGGTCAGCtggcagttccttatttactttgTAAGCATGTCGAGATACAGCACACATTCGACCAATGACGTTATACAAGAAGCCATTAGAAaagtgacaaaaacacaaaccgCTTTCATATGAATGACGAGCGAATCtttcatctgtctgtctctctgcagTTGTTTGAAGCGATTCTCTTCGCTGTCCTGATGTATTTCTATAAGTGCAGGAACGTGAAACACATCGTAATCATGATGATCTTGGTGGCGTTACTCGGTAAGAACAGATTCTGCTCTCGCTGAAGATGATGAGAAACAGCACTGGTTATTCAATCAAGTCTTCACTCACAGCCATCAGCTGATGGAGAAAATGTAAATCTGTTTTGTGAGATTTTAGTTGGAAATAAAAGAGGCCTGAGATCCAACAGAAGTTGGTTtaaaaatatgatcatttacCAGATTCAGAATAGAAGTACTTTGTATTTGTGTCTAGTTTCATAGTTATCCTGATGTTGTTTGTTTCAGCGTCAGTGACGGTGATCTCAGTGAAGGCCGTTTCAGGAATGATCACGGAGACGATCCGTGGAAGTCACCTGCAGCTGACCTATCCCATCTTCTACATCATGTTCATCATCATGGTCACGTCCTGCGCCTTCCAGATCAAGTGGGTCCGACCCTTCATTTACACACGTACTCTTCTCTGTATTAAATCTGAAGAATCTTGTTCGTCTCTTTCAGGTTTCTGAATCAGGCCATGAAGCTGTTCGACGCCACTGAGATTGTGCCCATCAACTACGTTTTCTTCACCGCCAGCGCCATCGTTGCTGGTCAGTCGTGTTTAAACCAGTTTTGTTCCTCCCTGGAAACACAAAAATGCTTAACAAATTTTTTTTGGATTCCTaggcattttattttatgaagaATTTTATGGTTTATCTATAATACACATCATCATGTTTGTGGTCGGGTGAGTGTTTCTTGAAGattattatttataacaatatCTGGTATATTTGAGGTTTAAAGGATTAAAttgactttaaaattaaaattagcccaagctttactcactctcaagccatcttaggtgtatatgactctcttctttctgatgaacacaatcacagaaatattaataaatatcctgacgcacataaactttataatggcagtgaaagtATAACTGACGTGACGCCAGTtgtttttcgtaagttgaatacggaaggcagtctggcggaagttagatattttacttcataacttgttaaatatggatattttcttacacaaactcatcgcttcacttcagaaggtctttattatgatggatggagactctttcttcagcttcacACTCATTgatcccattataaagcttaggtGCATcatgatatttattaatatttctctgattatgttcatcagaaagaagagagtcatgtacacctaggatggcttgaggatcagtaaagcttgggctaattttcatttgaaagtgaactaatcctttaagatgtGTGCGTGGTTCAGGTGTCTGCTGGCATTTACTGGAGTGTTCCTGATTGCAAGAGCTCGTCCCAGAATCAAGATGGACCGTGTGTTCATTTCCATGGGCCAGATTCCAGGTATCTCTCAGTAACGCCTGATTACGCTCCAGAGATCGAGCCGTCAGGGATTCGGTTATAAGTGACTGTTTGTGCGTTTCAGGCAAAAGTTGTACGGATAAAGTGCAGCCGCAGTCTGACGACAGTAAATATGGAAAACTGGCATCTAAATTAACCTGCAACAGCGAAATACAGCAGGATGAgccatagagagagagagagagcgccaCCTGCAGGAGGAACAGAGGAACTAAcactcagtgtgtgtgtgtgggagagtgtgtgtgtgtgtgtgtgtgagtgtgtgtgtgtgtgtgagagaaggTCTAACTGAGTTCAGAAAAGGGTTCATTTTGAATGCATAACTGTCTAAGTGTTTTGGGAGCATTATGATTTTTTAATAAACTAGTGTAACATGAAACAACAGAGTTTGATACTTTGTCTGAAGGAAAAACctgagagacacacacacacacacacacacacacacacactctctctgttAAATCATCAGATCTCACGAAGGTAAAACTTTTACTTGCACTTATTTTTACTGTACTGGAAGACGCATCATTTACATGAACTGAAACTAGAGGGAGTTTAATTGAACATCATTGGTTAATAACtctgtatttaaacaaaattaaatgtcTTAGCAAGTCGAATCTTCCTCAAATcccagcagaaaaaaaacaatccaAACTTCCGATGACGAAAAGAGTTtctctgaaaaaaaacaaaaaaaagtaaaaagtttcAGCATATGGTCTTGGAAGTCTGACACGCATTGATCGGATCACACAGATCACAAACATGCACGCTGAGCAGTCACGTGACAGGCCGAGTCTTCATGTGTCGATGCAGATCTGAGCGTAGCGGTACTGCAGAGACGAGGGGTTGCGCAGGAGGACGACGCCGCGCTGTTCCTGCGGCTGCTGGAGGAGCGCGTGCAGCAGTCCGGTCACGCTGATGAAGGCCAGCGCCTCGCCGCGGCCGGCGGCCAGAGAGAAGTCGCCCTGCTGAACCCAGCCCAGCGTCGGCCGGCTGCAGTGGGACACGACGCTGGGCAGAGGCTGCGGCCACACGCCCCGCAGGAGCCGCGCCGGACGCTCCGGGTCAGTCTTGTGCTCACGCAGGTTCTTCAGGTGGTCTTTGTGTCGGGGCTCCTGCGGGCCGCTGCTCCGTCCGTCTTTAAGCAGCAGCTGGAGGTCAGAGGTCGTCGGGACGCACACGGTGGCGTGCAGCGCCGGCTGGCCTTTACTCAGCAGACGCACACGCACCCACACCAGACTCCGTCTCCAGTCCTGCTGCAGCGCCGCGGCCGCCACACGGGTCAGCGGAGGGTTAGCGTTCCTGCGCGACACGCGCCGACACCACGCCGACAGCTGACGCAACACCTTCAGACTCCTGCAACACACGTCACATGACTCCGTCTGCACACGCTCAGTTTAGTGACAGTCTACAGATAAAAGCGAATCGCTCTCTCTTCTCAGCGTGGACGAGCAACTGACCTCAGAACAGTGAAGTGTGACGCTCCGTCTCCGCTGCCGCTCGCCGTCTCCGTGCTCAGATTCACTAGCTCCTCCCACTCCTCCGTCAGCTGTTGCCAGGGGCAACGGAACGGCGCCAGGCAACCGTGTTTGATGTAGTTGGTGCGTTTTGATGGAGGACGTCTGAAAGCAGCGAAAATGATTTATCATGGAGACATTGTGcacaaaatacacacaaaacaacATTTCTCCCACCTTTTGAACTTTTCTAGCAGCTCCGCCTCCTGCTCGGACTGGAAGCGCACTCCGGCAGGGCAGTCTGGGTAATCGTGAGGGAAGTGAGGCTGACCCATGAACTGGGAGTGTTTGATACTCATGTGGAGGCCGCCGACACGAACGCCACAATACACCTGCAGAACACGCATTAAACACACGACAGGAGATCATTATGAGCGTCTGATGTGTGAACTGAAGTGAGGCGGCGTCACATAATTTAACACCAGTGCTTCCTGATCTGAGACGGAGGCTGTGATTTGTTCTGGTCAGGAGTGATCAAGGACGACAGTAAACAGTGTTCAGATGAGTTTGGatcacttataaagcacacCAACTTCACTTTGcttttacatttcaaaacattttaacatttcacATATTAAAAACTACACAGAAGCTTCCTTAGGAATTCAGACAAAATAAAAGTGTGCTTAAGGCATAACGTGAAGAGATTAAGACTGAAATGTAGAAAATGACTGCAAAACAAAATCTCATTCAACATAACCGCATTCTGCTCTGGTTTTGGGCTTGTGATCGTAACGGTGAAGTATTTTATGACAGTCTTTGCCGCATCAGTAACGCTGTACAGTTGATCACAACAACAAGGGAGACAACTGAATTAAAGGATTCGTTCACTTCAGAAGTaaaattcctgataattttggaaagttggaaaggtcacacaaaaaaactccatctcattttctgcTCCAACTTAAAAATCGTCCGaaatcgttgttttacctttttttgtaaaggttgtttgacttagtctttgtaCATTCACtctgtaaacactggatcggtacttctgcctgacctttccaacatgattatgtcatgcgtggagcatcacagagcagtgcaagacgagcatttgtgcttaaaaagtataaagtaaattttttttttttagtacatgtccgatggtttctctagatgagactcttattcctcgtctgggatcatgtagagctctttgaagctgcactgaaactgacatttggaccttcaacccgttga
The Chanodichthys erythropterus isolate Z2021 chromosome 2, ASM2448905v1, whole genome shotgun sequence DNA segment above includes these coding regions:
- the LOC137028919 gene encoding NIPA-like protein 2, whose amino-acid sequence is MEVYIVGICIAICGNFLISISLNIQKYTHMRQSQRGTKPYYTSRLWWCGILLMGLGELGNFAAYGFAPASLIAPLGCVSVIASAVISVVFLKETLRASDILGGALALIGTYCLVTFAPHSSPHVTANMVERSLVSWQFLIYFLFEAILFAVLMYFYKCRNVKHIVIMMILVALLASVTVISVKAVSGMITETIRGSHLQLTYPIFYIMFIIMVTSCAFQIKFLNQAMKLFDATEIVPINYVFFTASAIVAGILFYEEFYGLSIIHIIMFVVGCLLAFTGVFLIARARPRIKMDRVFISMGQIPGKSCTDKVQPQSDDSKYGKLASKLTCNSEIQQDEP